One region of Myxosarcina sp. GI1 genomic DNA includes:
- a CDS encoding plasmid pRiA4b ORF-3 family protein: MLESNPPVTYQLKIVLVGISPMIWRRIKVSSNSTIADLHYIIQIVMGWKEEHLHQFLIHGVHYGINYPGTGGFMGNVYKIQDGVSML, translated from the coding sequence ATGCTAGAGTCAAACCCGCCCGTCACATATCAGCTAAAAATAGTGTTAGTCGGCATTAGTCCGATGATTTGGCGACGGATAAAAGTGAGTAGCAATAGCACTATTGCCGATCTGCACTACATCATCCAGATTGTCATGGGCTGGAAAGAGGAACATCTACACCAATTTCTCATTCATGGCGTACATTATGGCATCAATTACCCTGGCACGGGTGGATTCATGGGCAATGTTTATAAAATTCAAGACGGAGTTTCAATGCTTTGA
- the gcvA gene encoding transcriptional regulator GcvA, with translation MRSLPPLNALHTFEAAARHLSFQQAAEELDVTPTAVSHQIKVLEERLGVTLFRRRPRPLALTEAGQLLYPALRESLDTIDSAIAKLTKTPESTTLTVSVTTVFAAKWLVSRLSEFQQSHPDIDLRLQTSNDVVNLNKQTVDLAIRYGRGNYSGFAVRKLMSDVFLPVCNPRLLEGKHLIKKPDDLVHHPLLHFEWIHFGTDAPDWKNWFALTKLNDINPNRGLTFDEESLAIQAAIAGQGIALCSNIHVADDVALGFLVQPLNISLDGFNYSAVYLENHSKEPLILTFVDWLVEVAGSFLQPRAS, from the coding sequence ATGCGATCGCTGCCACCGCTCAACGCCTTGCATACCTTTGAAGCTGCGGCTCGACACCTGAGTTTCCAGCAAGCGGCTGAAGAACTAGATGTCACGCCAACCGCAGTTAGTCATCAAATCAAAGTTCTCGAAGAGCGTCTGGGAGTAACCTTATTTCGCCGCCGCCCTCGTCCTCTAGCACTAACTGAAGCGGGGCAACTCCTGTATCCAGCACTAAGGGAAAGTCTGGACACAATCGACTCTGCGATCGCCAAGTTGACTAAAACTCCAGAATCTACTACTTTGACCGTGAGTGTAACGACGGTGTTTGCAGCCAAGTGGTTAGTTTCCCGTTTATCTGAGTTTCAACAATCTCATCCTGACATCGATCTGCGTCTACAAACCTCGAATGATGTAGTAAATCTGAACAAGCAGACGGTTGATCTAGCCATTCGTTATGGCAGAGGCAACTATTCTGGGTTTGCCGTCCGTAAGCTCATGTCTGATGTGTTTTTGCCTGTCTGTAATCCACGGTTATTGGAGGGTAAACATCTCATTAAAAAGCCCGATGATTTAGTGCATCATCCTCTGCTACATTTTGAGTGGATTCACTTTGGCACAGACGCTCCTGATTGGAAAAACTGGTTTGCTCTCACAAAGCTGAACGACATTAACCCAAATCGGGGACTGACATTTGATGAGGAAAGTTTAGCCATTCAAGCTGCGATCGCCGGTCAAGGAATAGCGTTATGCAGCAATATTCATGTCGCTGATGATGTGGCGTTAGGTTTTTTAGTCCAGCCTCTTAATATATCGCTAGATGGTTTTAACTATTCAGCAGTGTATTTAGAAAACCACTCGAAAGAACCACTGATTCTAACTTTTGTAGATTGGTTAGTCGAAGTAGCTGGCAGTTTCTTACAACCTAGAGCTAGTTAA